ACGCGATGGGTGAATGCTAGCGTCCCTCTCCGTTGCCGGATTCGACGGGTGACTTACAGACTGAAATTTCGCGTCACATCCGTTGGAGATCGCTTTCGACGTGGCCACGCTCAGCAAGCCGGGTGAATTTCCCAGATTGCTGGCTTCAATCGCAGCTTGACATGGAAATTTTCCAGTGCCGCAGATCAGAATAGTCGCGATTGGCTGGCCGATCGCAACTGACAAGGCCATGCACGCCCGCGAAGCATGCATGGCCTTGAAGCGTTCATCGCGAATTGATTAACCGGCAACGGTTGGAATGCATTCGCGCATCGTTTTGCGGAGCTGCTCAGTTGTGAACGGCATCGTTAAGTAGGTCGAGGCAGTCGGACAAGCCTTCTTCAATTCTTCGACCTTCTTCGTCTGCGGAGCCGTTACGATAATCGGCGTATGGTGGTTCAGCTTGCGGACGGCTTTCCCGAGTTCTTCGGCTTCATTGCCTTGAGAATTGTAGTCGGCAAAGACCACGTCGAACTGGCCCTTTTGCAGCAGTTCGACTGCTTGCTTGCGGTCGTTAGCTTCCGCAATGCCATTGACGCCAATCTCGTTCAACGATCGGGTAATGTTCTTGCGAGCTTCGTTCGAGCTGTTTGCAACCAGTGCTTTGATCTCCATTGTGTTTCCCCTCTCTCGATTGAAAGCTTGCCGCAGAAAAATGTTCAGCGAGCCCCGGTTGGCGGCAAGGCAGCCGCGGCTTCTATTTCAGTCTAGGTTGACGTAACGATGATTGCCTCAAGCGAAGGGCTGTGCGGGCGATAGCAGCTACAATGGCTGGCTTTGACCGCAAATTCGTCACGATCGGACAAATGGCGTAGGATCGAAGCAGACAGCGCGATAATACCAAATTTGACGACGTTCGCAGCAACGTCTTGAATATCAGTAGCCAACCAAATTCGGCCGAGCCGGTTTGATGGCGAATCGAAAAGCGGAAAGACAGCCAGCCGCTACACAACGGCTACCAGCGCAAGGCGCTTCGAGAGGATGAGCGTCACAGGCGGCAGAAGGAGCCGCCGCCGAAATGAGTATCATTGGGTCAATTCGCTGCCGCGACGACGTTCACGCGTCGACCTTCTCGGTCAAATTTCACAACGCCATCAACTAGGGCAAAGAGCGTGAAGTCCTTGCCTTGGCCGACTCCTCGGCCAGGATGGAACGTGTTCCCCACTTGGCGAATAATAATATTGCCGGCAATAACCGTCTCGCCCGCGAATCGCTTTACGCCGCGGCGTTGACCGTTG
The genomic region above belongs to Pirellulales bacterium and contains:
- a CDS encoding response regulator, which encodes MEIKALVANSSNEARKNITRSLNEIGVNGIAEANDRKQAVELLQKGQFDVVFADYNSQGNEAEELGKAVRKLNHHTPIIVTAPQTKKVEELKKACPTASTYLTMPFTTEQLRKTMRECIPTVAG
- the rpmA gene encoding 50S ribosomal protein L27 produces the protein MAHKKGQGSSRNGRDSNGQRRGVKRFAGETVIAGNIIIRQVGNTFHPGRGVGQGKDFTLFALVDGVVKFDREGRRVNVVAAAN